One Erysipelothrix amsterdamensis DNA window includes the following coding sequences:
- a CDS encoding DegV family protein, whose amino-acid sequence MKKIAIICDSSVSFTQAEIEKFGVYIAPLTIIHNNTVYIDQVTITENQVNDLLRNHEVVKTSQPNLGTIYELFEKVMSEGYDHIFALSIGTALSGTYSSMEMVKQDLKIENMSVINTHSITGPVQQAVAAIRKMNEADYSVEQIEVYLDHFFSNQISYIYPQTLDQVIASGRVSKTAAKVASLLKIKPVLYLENKGQSIEKLGVARSERRIFSLLVNDLIHHEVKPETHDIYLLHSEGLDTLKRFQDFLTESLGPFTIKIVNLPAAVATHAGIGTLALQWCYKI is encoded by the coding sequence ATGAAAAAAATAGCCATAATATGTGATTCATCGGTGTCATTTACTCAAGCTGAAATTGAAAAGTTTGGCGTCTATATTGCACCATTGACCATTATCCATAATAATACGGTATATATTGACCAAGTCACAATAACTGAAAATCAAGTAAATGATTTGTTACGCAATCACGAAGTTGTAAAGACGTCTCAACCCAACCTTGGGACGATTTACGAATTATTTGAAAAAGTTATGTCTGAAGGTTATGATCATATCTTTGCATTAAGCATCGGGACTGCTTTATCCGGTACTTACAGTTCAATGGAAATGGTGAAACAAGATCTCAAAATTGAGAACATGTCTGTAATCAATACCCATTCCATCACGGGCCCAGTTCAACAAGCTGTTGCTGCGATTCGTAAAATGAATGAAGCAGATTACAGTGTGGAACAGATTGAAGTTTATTTAGATCATTTTTTCTCTAATCAAATTTCATATATCTATCCTCAAACACTTGATCAAGTGATTGCAAGTGGTCGTGTTTCGAAGACTGCCGCAAAAGTGGCGAGTTTATTGAAAATTAAACCTGTTTTGTATTTGGAGAATAAAGGTCAGTCGATTGAAAAGTTAGGTGTTGCACGTTCTGAACGTAGAATTTTTTCATTACTTGTGAATGACTTAATACATCACGAAGTGAAACCGGAAACCCATGATATTTATCTTCTTCACAGTGAAGGATTGGACACATTAAAACGATTCCAAGATTTTCTAACGGAATCTTTAGGTCCTTTTACCATTAAAATAGTCAATCTACCAGCTGCTGTCGCAACACATGCAGGTATTGGAACACTTGCATTGCAATGGTGTTATAAAATATAA
- a CDS encoding diacylglycerol/lipid kinase family protein: protein MYLFIYNPKAGLSQPNELNEFIHCLNQSKIRFDLFLTDLNYGPVEIMDEVDHNYEGYIIAGGDGTVSQMVQGLYNHKIRKPLIILPIGTANEIAKNLGNVAHITDILSNLENLTERPVDLGVLNETDCFTFALTFGNFTEVTYKTPQNLKNWLGYRAYLIYGFLTFRRIHAYGLKVRIDDTSFSGSFVFGGITNSKSVGGIFHYDENEIELSDGLFEVMLIRKPRNVSQIRQILKGMMSREYDNEMFVIRQCTEVEIQSDTVMSMNIDGEFAGDMSSFKATNHKEILNLMDYKGVTTHD, encoded by the coding sequence ATGTATTTGTTTATTTATAATCCAAAAGCGGGGTTATCGCAACCAAACGAATTGAATGAATTCATTCATTGCTTAAATCAAAGTAAGATTCGTTTTGACTTATTTCTAACAGATCTTAATTATGGTCCTGTAGAAATTATGGATGAAGTTGATCACAACTATGAAGGTTATATTATTGCAGGTGGTGATGGTACGGTAAGCCAAATGGTTCAGGGATTATACAATCACAAAATACGTAAGCCGCTTATTATTTTACCTATTGGGACTGCGAATGAGATTGCGAAAAATTTAGGGAATGTCGCCCATATTACTGATATTCTAAGCAATCTTGAAAACTTAACTGAAAGACCAGTTGATCTGGGCGTTTTAAATGAAACGGATTGTTTTACCTTTGCACTCACGTTTGGAAACTTTACAGAGGTTACATATAAAACACCGCAGAACTTGAAAAATTGGTTGGGTTATCGCGCTTATTTAATTTATGGTTTTTTAACGTTTCGACGCATTCATGCATATGGTTTGAAAGTTCGAATTGATGACACGTCGTTTTCGGGTAGTTTTGTATTTGGAGGCATCACGAATTCGAAATCTGTGGGGGGCATCTTTCATTATGATGAAAATGAGATTGAATTATCAGATGGTCTTTTTGAGGTGATGTTGATACGGAAACCACGAAATGTTTCACAGATACGTCAAATTCTTAAAGGAATGATGAGTCGTGAATATGATAATGAAATGTTTGTGATCCGTCAGTGTACAGAAGTAGAGATTCAGTCGGATACGGTAATGTCTATGAATATTGATGGTGAGTTTGCAGGAGATATGAGTTCGTTTAAAGCAACGAATCATAAAGAGATTTTAAATCTTATGGATTATAAAGGAGTCACAACACATGATTAG
- a CDS encoding penicillinase repressor, with protein sequence MISQLEQFRLDKLTEAIEIQSILSPKQAKALAGSLYDEIDWDDVHVRSKSFQRLVTPFLYERNVLRSQHERSCSIKRGFKFKR encoded by the coding sequence ATGATTAGCCAATTGGAACAATTTCGTTTGGATAAACTAACAGAGGCGATTGAGATTCAATCGATTTTAAGTCCGAAGCAAGCAAAAGCGCTTGCGGGTAGTTTGTATGATGAAATTGATTGGGATGATGTTCATGTTCGCTCAAAGAGTTTTCAACGTCTTGTGACACCTTTCCTTTATGAACGTAATGTATTGCGTTCTCAACATGAACGCAGCTGTTCCATCAAACGTGGGTTTAAGTTCAAACGATAA
- a CDS encoding GHKL domain-containing protein, producing MSYFLMITIVAISISFFYGLSWFFLNREMIVLRHRKQTLFKFLGIFILIQVLNNYILEFTPGLVSSLMNRNLLYLVEGPVFAIQALVLSIILARDAHISYLHALSSSLFSYFITGSLFTVVTTILYQILIPFPNLISYTVLGGYVLTACVAFLISILFRISNFSDYFSKLFTSRRKALLVTFAFWCIKDVFRIIYVYGTKSYSNASFVLGVIVVFEVILIILVISVLEHQRLILHTQRVHYLQQVQQAHSLERLTQEVRMLRHDFKNLFSSIYLAFDEGDETVQRILDQTERYMDHVDHPEPIQITHTPNDTGFVEVILNTLYELRLGLGISMFLVIGGIVLLEVSGKNLGIYQYLEANRIHLILVLSCLAIVSVVFLSFESVSKRIDATNSYIAEQNYYLNSLFKLQEGVRQSQKIYRDTFNQLAYQIEASGLDGGREYLRTNTLAIDHQLEKEVKQTAQLANIEIMEIKSLLLGKFIEMQGKKIDYVFECMNPIQTISMHSNDFIRAIGILIDNAIEAVEGHPTGYINVLLYQEDTYLKVVVENTIHEPIAINKIFNPDYSSKGSGRGLGLQSYRSILNKYRNAVGHTSCTNDKFKQELRVEN from the coding sequence ATGTCATATTTCTTAATGATTACAATCGTTGCGATTTCGATATCGTTTTTTTATGGACTATCTTGGTTTTTTCTAAATCGAGAAATGATTGTTTTAAGGCATCGTAAACAAACGTTATTTAAGTTTCTTGGAATTTTTATTCTCATTCAAGTTCTCAATAATTATATCTTAGAATTCACTCCTGGATTAGTATCGAGTCTTATGAACCGAAATCTATTGTATTTAGTGGAAGGTCCGGTATTTGCGATACAAGCTCTTGTTTTATCGATCATTCTGGCGCGTGATGCTCACATAAGCTACCTCCATGCTTTGTCTTCAAGTTTATTCAGTTACTTTATCACAGGAAGTCTATTTACCGTTGTGACTACGATTCTATATCAAATTTTGATACCATTTCCAAACTTAATTTCGTATACCGTTTTAGGTGGGTATGTACTCACCGCGTGTGTTGCCTTTCTAATCTCGATCCTATTTCGCATCTCAAATTTTAGTGATTATTTTTCAAAATTGTTTACTTCACGTCGAAAAGCCTTATTAGTAACCTTTGCGTTTTGGTGTATTAAGGATGTGTTTCGTATCATCTATGTTTATGGCACCAAAAGTTACAGCAACGCATCTTTTGTTTTAGGTGTTATTGTTGTGTTTGAAGTAATTCTCATCATCTTAGTAATTTCCGTTTTAGAACATCAACGCTTGATCTTACACACACAACGTGTTCATTACCTCCAACAGGTTCAACAGGCTCACTCCTTAGAACGATTAACTCAAGAAGTGCGGATGTTGCGACATGACTTTAAGAATTTGTTTTCTAGTATTTATCTTGCTTTTGATGAAGGGGATGAGACGGTTCAACGTATCCTCGACCAAACCGAACGTTATATGGATCATGTTGACCATCCAGAACCTATTCAAATTACCCATACACCAAATGATACTGGTTTTGTTGAGGTAATTCTCAACACGCTTTATGAACTGCGTTTGGGTTTGGGGATTTCAATGTTTCTTGTCATTGGTGGTATTGTGCTCTTGGAGGTTTCCGGAAAAAATTTAGGTATTTATCAATATCTTGAAGCCAATCGCATTCATCTGATTCTAGTTCTTTCTTGTTTAGCGATTGTGAGTGTTGTTTTTCTTTCGTTTGAATCGGTATCGAAACGTATTGATGCCACCAATTCTTATATTGCTGAGCAAAATTATTATCTTAATTCGCTTTTTAAGCTCCAAGAAGGCGTGAGACAAAGCCAAAAGATTTACCGTGATACGTTTAATCAACTTGCATATCAAATTGAAGCCAGTGGCTTGGATGGCGGTAGAGAGTACCTAAGAACCAATACATTGGCGATTGATCACCAACTTGAGAAGGAAGTAAAACAAACGGCTCAGCTTGCGAATATCGAAATCATGGAGATTAAGAGTTTGCTCCTAGGGAAATTCATCGAAATGCAGGGCAAAAAAATTGATTATGTCTTTGAATGTATGAATCCGATTCAGACAATCTCGATGCACTCCAATGATTTTATCCGGGCAATTGGTATTTTAATCGATAATGCGATTGAAGCGGTAGAAGGACATCCCACAGGTTACATTAACGTACTTCTTTATCAAGAAGATACATACCTTAAAGTTGTGGTAGAAAACACAATTCATGAACCCATTGCAATCAACAAAATCTTTAATCCTGATTACAGTTCAAAAGGGAGTGGAAGAGGCCTAGGTTTACAAAGTTATCGAAGTATTTTGAATAAATATCGTAATGCTGTAGGACATACCTCATGCACAAATGATAAATTTAAACAAGAACTCAGAGTGGAGAATTAA
- a CDS encoding LytR/AlgR family response regulator transcription factor yields MIPVYILEDETIIREHIQDVIDKHIVIQNYDMKILCATDNPESILEIGALENVRGLYFLDVDLGPNAMSGFELAKIIRERDPRGYLVFITTHDELLLETFRMRLEAMDYILKDDMNQVDERIRHCIDETIDRVIKEQMEIGEYYTVKIFDDLYHIPVSEILYFETSQEKHRIIIHADRDILDFVGNLSKIDIDLGKTFVRVHRSYVVNEKRIKRIDRGKSEIELDNGEIIPMSRKGRKTLEG; encoded by the coding sequence ATGATACCTGTATATATATTAGAAGATGAAACAATAATTCGTGAACACATACAAGATGTAATTGATAAACATATTGTGATACAAAATTATGATATGAAGATTTTGTGCGCAACAGATAATCCAGAGTCTATATTAGAAATAGGTGCTTTGGAAAATGTTCGGGGTTTATATTTTCTTGATGTCGATTTAGGGCCCAATGCGATGAGTGGTTTTGAATTGGCTAAAATAATTCGAGAACGCGATCCTCGTGGCTATCTTGTCTTTATTACGACACATGATGAATTGTTGTTGGAAACATTTAGAATGCGTCTTGAAGCAATGGACTATATTCTCAAAGATGATATGAACCAAGTGGATGAGCGTATTCGACATTGTATTGATGAGACCATCGATCGTGTCATTAAGGAACAAATGGAAATTGGTGAATATTATACGGTTAAAATATTTGATGATCTTTATCATATTCCAGTCAGCGAGATCCTTTATTTTGAAACATCTCAAGAGAAACATCGAATCATTATTCATGCAGATCGTGATATTTTAGATTTTGTTGGAAATCTATCCAAAATTGATATCGATTTGGGTAAGACCTTTGTACGAGTGCACCGATCTTATGTTGTGAATGAAAAACGGATTAAACGAATTGACCGTGGCAAGTCCGAAATTGAACTGGATAACGGTGAAATTATTCCTATGTCTCGAAAGGGGCGTAAAACGCTAGAAGGCTAA
- a CDS encoding ABC transporter ATP-binding protein codes for MINVKNMTKKYGNKTAANNVSLIANPGEITVLLGENGAGKSTTIKSIIGLLDYEGEISICGYDNHSVEAKKRFGYIPEVPVLYDLLTVQEHIDFIGHAYDVKNYEVLATEYLDLFRLDSKRDTIAKELSKGMRQKLSMILALITEPKAILVDEPMMGLDPQSIEDTLKLLTDLKDKGTSVLLSTHVIDIVSEVWDRAYIMKNGHVICEVLRKDIKDKSLKEIYFEVGKEI; via the coding sequence ATGATTAATGTTAAGAATATGACAAAGAAATACGGAAATAAAACAGCTGCAAATAATGTTTCGTTAATTGCAAATCCGGGGGAAATCACAGTTTTATTAGGTGAAAATGGTGCTGGAAAGTCCACAACCATCAAATCTATAATTGGTTTATTAGATTATGAAGGGGAGATTTCAATTTGTGGTTATGATAATCACAGTGTAGAAGCCAAAAAACGTTTTGGATATATACCCGAAGTACCGGTTCTTTACGATCTACTTACCGTACAAGAACATATTGATTTTATCGGTCATGCTTATGACGTTAAGAATTATGAAGTGCTCGCGACGGAATATTTAGATTTATTCCGACTTGATTCCAAACGGGATACGATTGCGAAAGAGTTATCAAAAGGGATGCGTCAAAAACTCTCAATGATTCTTGCACTCATTACGGAACCTAAGGCGATTTTAGTCGATGAACCGATGATGGGACTTGATCCTCAAAGCATTGAAGATACTCTTAAACTACTTACAGACCTAAAAGATAAAGGTACCAGTGTTCTATTGAGTACTCATGTAATTGATATTGTTAGTGAAGTTTGGGATCGTGCTTATATTATGAAAAATGGTCACGTTATTTGTGAAGTATTGCGAAAAGATATTAAAGATAAGAGTCTTAAAGAGATTTATTTTGAAGTCGGTAAGGAGATATAG
- a CDS encoding putative ABC exporter domain-containing protein: MVILLKLSLLKRFAKIRNILSKPTSALFTLGALLLYGSMFIPMFRHEGKAIMAPELMQAYIMIVLGISAFFMLSMVLSKHQSLFFLEDSYFMFIGPFNRKQILSLLPFENIWGSMLLALLASFLSAFQFSLHFAMPIQLVLITFFMNTLLISAFSLIMEWFYLKGIIQKTKSKGPRILLGLLIVCALLIFGTQFYQNGFDVMASLMAFVTQDSFFWIPLFGWAKLGLVGFVSQNIVQVLLGFGLMVLFHVIAIYVFANTKGDFFEQAMLDAEDFSEFYARAKSGKQEINTDDIKQVEVKYGIGARAIHNKNVLLLKKQRRMIGLKDVLIYIIYLIMGFFMKMPIQGYIMFIIIALFNQANIDTLTDDLKQYHLYLIPDSPLRKLFNTIKLPFLKSLGIALFFTLVSIGMARANLGEALVALVFVSSYVALINVSSILTIRIMKSRHNQIVDMLLRMILCVLPIVVVFATAGLLSVDIEANAMALGLTVSALAYAIAGAGFVWVAPMLRGTEF; this comes from the coding sequence ATGGTAATACTGCTTAAACTATCATTACTAAAACGGTTTGCGAAAATAAGAAATATATTGAGTAAGCCTACTTCCGCACTTTTTACTTTAGGAGCACTTTTACTTTACGGTTCAATGTTTATCCCAATGTTTAGACATGAAGGAAAAGCAATTATGGCACCGGAACTCATGCAAGCATATATTATGATTGTTTTAGGGATTTCTGCCTTTTTCATGCTTTCTATGGTGCTCTCAAAACATCAAAGTCTATTCTTTCTTGAAGATTCGTATTTTATGTTCATCGGACCCTTTAATCGAAAACAAATCTTAAGTCTTTTACCTTTTGAAAACATTTGGGGAAGCATGCTGCTCGCATTATTAGCGTCATTCCTAAGTGCTTTCCAGTTTAGTTTGCATTTTGCAATGCCAATTCAGCTTGTCTTGATCACATTTTTTATGAATACACTCTTGATAAGTGCGTTTTCATTGATTATGGAGTGGTTTTATCTTAAAGGCATTATTCAAAAAACTAAGAGTAAAGGACCACGCATTCTTTTGGGATTATTAATCGTGTGTGCTTTATTAATTTTTGGAACTCAATTTTACCAAAATGGTTTTGATGTCATGGCATCTTTAATGGCTTTTGTAACCCAAGATTCCTTTTTCTGGATACCTTTATTTGGATGGGCTAAACTGGGTCTTGTTGGATTTGTAAGTCAAAACATAGTTCAAGTTTTACTGGGCTTTGGCTTAATGGTCTTATTCCATGTTATTGCAATCTATGTTTTTGCGAATACAAAGGGAGACTTCTTCGAACAAGCAATGCTTGATGCTGAAGATTTTTCAGAATTCTATGCCCGTGCAAAATCAGGTAAGCAAGAAATCAATACAGATGATATCAAACAGGTTGAAGTAAAATATGGTATTGGTGCTCGTGCTATACATAATAAGAATGTACTCTTACTAAAAAAACAAAGACGCATGATCGGTCTAAAAGATGTTTTAATCTATATTATCTACCTTATTATGGGTTTTTTTATGAAGATGCCGATTCAAGGATACATCATGTTTATTATTATTGCGTTATTTAATCAAGCAAATATTGATACATTAACGGATGATTTAAAACAATATCATTTGTACCTCATTCCGGATTCACCATTACGTAAACTATTTAATACAATTAAACTACCATTTCTTAAATCACTGGGGATTGCTTTATTCTTTACTTTAGTCTCTATTGGGATGGCTCGTGCAAATCTTGGCGAAGCGTTGGTAGCACTTGTATTCGTATCAAGTTATGTTGCTTTAATTAACGTATCATCAATTTTAACCATTCGCATAATGAAGTCTCGTCACAACCAAATCGTGGATATGCTTCTACGGATGATTCTATGTGTATTACCCATTGTAGTCGTATTTGCGACTGCCGGCCTTTTAAGTGTCGATATTGAAGCAAATGCAATGGCTCTAGGTTTAACTGTGAGTGCACTTGCTTATGCAATAGCTGGGGCAGGATTTGTCTGGGTGGCACCGATGCTCAGAGGAACTGAGTTTTAA
- a CDS encoding helix-turn-helix transcriptional regulator encodes MKNKIKEKRKALKLTQQELADQTGVTRQTILAVEHNKYVPSLQLAFNIAKALKTDLQDIFIDE; translated from the coding sequence ATGAAAAATAAAATTAAAGAAAAACGTAAAGCACTAAAATTAACACAACAAGAACTTGCAGATCAAACCGGTGTAACCCGGCAAACGATCTTGGCTGTAGAGCACAATAAGTATGTGCCATCATTACAACTTGCTTTCAATATTGCGAAAGCGCTCAAGACTGACTTACAAGATATATTTATTGATGAGTAG
- a CDS encoding DUF1538 domain-containing protein, with the protein MNILLSKFKEVSFSVLPITVLVLLMHFFLVPLETDVLVRFLIGGLFVIIGLGIFLFGAELGIVPIGTLMGKSIARTNKVSIVAVLGLVLGFLITFAEPDLQILANEVNVASGGTLSATLIVSVVSVGVGIMVAIGLLRILFNKPLNKLFAVTYFGIMVLGVFVSEEFLAISVDASGATTGAMTTPFILALGYGVSQLKGGKHAEEDSFGMVGLASAGPIFMVMILSLVRGLGGIEGESAVILESQGILLPFIRILPTMLKESLLSLLPLTILFIAFDMWKFKLTRFRRDKIFKGLFYTFFGLSIFMTGVQAGFMDAGRILGEGVALIPNRSLLLVVGFLMGMVVVLAEPAVYVLTEQVEDVTSGHIKKKSILVTLSIGIAFAVMLSMLRITSEHLKLWHLLLPGFMLATVLSFKVPNIFVGIAYDSGGVASGPMTATFVLAFAQGAASAIPTANVMTDGFGVIAMIAMMPIIAIQILGFLYALKTKKRGG; encoded by the coding sequence TTGAATATCTTATTAAGTAAATTTAAAGAGGTATCTTTTTCAGTATTGCCCATTACAGTTTTAGTACTCTTAATGCATTTTTTTCTAGTACCACTTGAAACAGATGTATTGGTACGATTTCTCATTGGGGGATTATTTGTAATCATCGGTTTGGGCATTTTTTTATTTGGTGCAGAACTGGGGATTGTACCAATCGGAACGCTTATGGGGAAATCGATTGCGCGAACGAATAAAGTGAGTATTGTTGCGGTGCTAGGTCTAGTTCTTGGTTTTTTAATTACCTTTGCGGAGCCAGACTTACAAATTCTTGCGAATGAAGTGAATGTGGCTTCTGGGGGTACCTTATCCGCAACATTAATTGTAAGTGTTGTTTCGGTAGGTGTAGGCATAATGGTAGCGATCGGTCTTTTGAGAATTTTGTTTAATAAACCTCTCAATAAACTTTTTGCTGTTACTTATTTTGGAATTATGGTATTAGGTGTTTTTGTATCCGAAGAGTTTCTCGCAATTTCTGTTGATGCCTCGGGTGCTACAACCGGTGCAATGACAACACCGTTTATTCTTGCTTTAGGGTATGGGGTGTCTCAACTTAAAGGTGGAAAGCATGCGGAGGAGGACAGTTTTGGGATGGTTGGACTGGCATCTGCAGGTCCTATATTTATGGTTATGATCCTAAGCTTAGTTAGAGGACTTGGTGGTATTGAAGGAGAGAGTGCCGTGATTCTGGAATCACAAGGGATTCTCTTGCCTTTTATTCGGATATTGCCTACAATGTTGAAAGAGTCCTTGCTTTCATTGTTACCACTCACAATTTTGTTTATTGCCTTTGATATGTGGAAGTTCAAACTGACACGTTTTCGAAGAGATAAGATTTTTAAAGGACTGTTCTATACTTTCTTTGGTCTTTCCATTTTTATGACAGGCGTTCAAGCAGGATTTATGGATGCAGGTCGTATTTTAGGAGAAGGTGTTGCTTTAATCCCAAATCGCTCTCTGCTGTTAGTTGTAGGTTTTTTAATGGGTATGGTGGTTGTGTTGGCTGAACCGGCGGTATATGTACTGACCGAACAAGTTGAAGATGTAACTTCTGGCCATATTAAGAAAAAATCAATTCTGGTTACACTATCAATAGGAATAGCGTTTGCAGTGATGTTGTCCATGCTACGCATTACATCAGAGCATTTAAAACTATGGCATTTACTACTGCCGGGATTTATGTTGGCTACGGTTCTATCGTTCAAGGTTCCTAATATTTTTGTGGGAATTGCATATGATTCCGGTGGGGTAGCATCGGGCCCCATGACAGCAACCTTTGTATTAGCGTTTGCTCAAGGTGCTGCATCAGCAATACCGACTGCGAATGTAATGAC